The Rhodocytophaga rosea genome has a segment encoding these proteins:
- the yiaA gene encoding inner membrane protein YiaA → MNQKPSNAFIAASWVALIAGMVAFITGLWNAEMALNEKGYYFTVLMYGLFSAVSLQKTVRDQLEGIAVTNIYYGLSWFSTILAILLLIVGLWNANMTLSEKGFYGMSFTLSLFAAIAVQKNTRDNKRDEVAV, encoded by the coding sequence ATGAATCAGAAACCGTCTAATGCGTTTATTGCCGCTTCATGGGTAGCCCTTATTGCCGGAATGGTAGCTTTTATCACAGGCTTATGGAACGCTGAAATGGCCCTCAATGAAAAAGGATATTATTTCACCGTATTGATGTATGGCCTTTTTTCTGCTGTATCCTTGCAAAAAACAGTACGGGATCAATTAGAAGGTATAGCAGTTACTAATATTTATTATGGATTAAGCTGGTTCTCTACCATATTGGCTATTTTATTATTAATTGTTGGCTTATGGAATGCAAATATGACATTAAGTGAAAAAGGTTTTTATGGAATGTCTTTTACCCTTAGCTTGTTTGCTGCTATTGCTGTTCAGAAGAACACACGTGATAATAAAAGAGATGAAGTGGCTGTATAA
- a CDS encoding RraA family protein: MKQIIFFIALFILSSFSISLRAQSVALPKESIIGFTSNWKGERFPDGRPKVPDNILERMKDVSLENAWSVVRGAGYNNQFAGEWQTIHPDQVMVGRALTAQYMPKRPDVEDKLKATGQKEGRIGGTNSWPIDMLSTGDVYVADAYGKIADGTLIGDNLGNSIYAKSKNGVVFDGAVRDLEGLAKIEGFNAFVRGFHPSFIAEMMLTGVNLPIRVGLVTVVPGDIVLAKKGGILFVPAHLAETVVQTSEVITLRDEFGHMRLKEGKYTPGQIDTRWSKEIEADFAKWLDANPGKLKMTRAEMDNLLKTRTW, encoded by the coding sequence ATGAAACAAATCATTTTTTTTATTGCTCTATTTATTCTTTCTAGTTTCTCTATTTCCCTGCGTGCACAATCTGTTGCCTTACCTAAAGAAAGCATAATAGGTTTTACCTCCAACTGGAAAGGCGAACGCTTTCCGGATGGAAGACCCAAAGTACCGGATAATATTCTGGAAAGAATGAAAGATGTATCCCTGGAAAACGCCTGGAGCGTGGTAAGAGGTGCCGGATATAATAATCAGTTTGCAGGTGAATGGCAGACCATCCATCCGGATCAGGTGATGGTGGGACGTGCACTTACGGCACAATACATGCCCAAACGTCCGGATGTTGAAGACAAATTGAAAGCTACTGGTCAGAAAGAAGGGCGGATTGGGGGTACTAATTCCTGGCCGATTGATATGCTGTCTACAGGCGATGTATATGTAGCGGATGCCTATGGCAAAATTGCCGATGGAACCTTAATCGGAGATAATTTAGGAAATTCTATTTATGCCAAATCCAAGAATGGAGTTGTATTCGATGGTGCTGTACGGGATCTGGAAGGTCTGGCAAAGATTGAAGGCTTTAATGCATTTGTACGCGGATTTCATCCTTCTTTTATCGCAGAGATGATGTTAACCGGCGTGAATTTACCTATTCGTGTCGGGCTTGTTACGGTAGTGCCCGGAGATATAGTACTGGCAAAAAAAGGCGGTATTCTCTTTGTGCCTGCACATCTGGCAGAAACAGTAGTACAAACCTCTGAAGTAATTACCCTAAGAGATGAATTCGGGCATATGCGCTTAAAAGAAGGAAAATATACTCCCGGCCAAATTGATACCAGATGGTCAAAGGAAATTGAGGCTGATTTTGCCAAATGGCTGGATGCTAATCCTGGAAAACTAAAAATGACTCGGGCAGAAATGGACAATTTGTTGAAAACCCGTACCTGGTAG
- a CDS encoding RraA family protein, with the protein MNSRILLLAAFVLTGFFAHAQQVGSSPEYIKALTSQWKGERFPDGRPKVPDIVLERLQNVTLEQAWGYLDRRGYRNQVERNWLIIQPDQVMTGRVVTAQFMPFRPDLDSLVRAQGKAEGRSQKGGINIWPIDILTKGDVYVADGYGKVKDGTLIGSSLGNAIYGKTGKGVIFYGSVRDMQELADTKGFNGWVKDQHPSYIKDMTPASINAPIRIGEVTVFPGDVVLANKYGVVFIPSHLVEGLVSSSEMVALRDEFERVLLQQGKYPSGEIHGDWSSKIKDEFRAWVSKYPKKLAITSKDVEAYLAKEGN; encoded by the coding sequence ATGAATAGTAGAATACTTTTATTAGCCGCCTTTGTATTGACAGGATTTTTTGCCCATGCACAGCAGGTAGGCTCCTCTCCAGAATATATTAAAGCACTTACTTCCCAATGGAAAGGAGAACGCTTTCCGGATGGAAGGCCCAAAGTACCGGATATTGTGCTGGAACGCTTACAAAATGTTACATTGGAACAAGCATGGGGGTATTTAGACCGCAGAGGATACCGCAACCAGGTCGAACGAAACTGGCTGATTATCCAGCCAGATCAGGTGATGACAGGCCGGGTAGTAACAGCCCAGTTTATGCCTTTCCGTCCAGACCTTGATAGCTTAGTACGGGCACAAGGCAAAGCAGAAGGCCGATCCCAAAAAGGCGGAATCAATATATGGCCCATAGATATTTTAACAAAAGGAGATGTATATGTTGCTGATGGATATGGAAAAGTGAAAGATGGTACCTTAATTGGGTCCAGCCTTGGAAATGCCATTTACGGCAAAACCGGAAAAGGTGTGATATTCTATGGTTCGGTGAGAGATATGCAGGAACTGGCTGATACCAAAGGCTTCAATGGCTGGGTAAAAGATCAACATCCCTCCTATATTAAAGACATGACCCCAGCTTCTATTAATGCCCCAATCCGGATTGGGGAAGTTACCGTTTTCCCAGGTGATGTAGTGCTGGCTAATAAATATGGGGTAGTTTTTATTCCCTCCCACCTGGTGGAAGGACTTGTTTCCTCTTCTGAAATGGTAGCCTTGCGTGACGAGTTTGAACGGGTATTGTTGCAGCAGGGTAAATATCCCTCCGGAGAAATTCATGGAGATTGGTCTTCTAAAATCAAAGATGAATTCAGAGCCTGGGTGTCCAAATATCCCAAGAAGTTAGCGATTACTTCCAAAGATGTAGAAGCTTATCTGGCAAAAGAAGGGAATTAA
- a CDS encoding bile acid:sodium symporter family protein has product MKENKKFFTIALYAALACLAAVLIMLAMGYRSEVGPVIIVFFVLLAIGVRKYPAIKGFSYTISIFAAVTVAMFYPSYFVEVNGFQLKTLIVPLLQIIMFGMGTAMSLEDFAGVVKMPKAVLVGLICQFSIMPGLGFTLANVFDFPPEIAAGIILIGCAPSGLASNVMSFLANANLALSVTITAMATLLAPLMTPLLMKLLAGEFVQVEVWAMMWDIVKMVIIPIGAGLLFNKLLSGKAKWLDDAMPLVSMIGIAFIITIITAAGRESLLSIGLTLILVVFIHNTFGYFLGYWFSRLVGLDERSCRTVAIEVGMQNGGLASAIALQMGKVATVGLAPAIFGPLMNITGSSLATWWRGKPIPGENALPVQEPTVVTPKQEKIKQP; this is encoded by the coding sequence ATGAAAGAAAATAAAAAGTTTTTTACTATTGCCCTATATGCTGCTTTAGCCTGTCTGGCAGCGGTATTGATTATGCTGGCTATGGGTTACCGTTCGGAAGTAGGACCTGTGATTATCGTATTTTTCGTTTTACTGGCTATTGGTGTTAGAAAATATCCTGCGATCAAAGGCTTTTCTTATACGATTTCCATTTTTGCGGCAGTTACAGTGGCTATGTTCTACCCCTCCTACTTTGTGGAAGTAAATGGTTTCCAGCTTAAAACCTTAATTGTTCCGCTGTTACAAATTATTATGTTTGGAATGGGAACCGCTATGAGCCTGGAGGATTTTGCCGGGGTAGTTAAAATGCCAAAAGCTGTGTTAGTAGGATTAATTTGTCAGTTTTCCATTATGCCTGGCCTGGGGTTTACCTTAGCCAATGTATTTGATTTTCCTCCCGAAATAGCAGCAGGTATTATATTGATTGGTTGTGCTCCCAGTGGCTTAGCTTCCAATGTGATGTCTTTTCTGGCCAATGCCAATTTAGCCCTATCTGTAACTATTACCGCAATGGCTACTTTACTGGCTCCTTTAATGACTCCTTTACTGATGAAACTGCTGGCCGGGGAGTTTGTACAGGTGGAAGTATGGGCCATGATGTGGGATATTGTGAAAATGGTAATTATCCCAATAGGTGCCGGACTGTTATTCAATAAGTTATTAAGCGGAAAAGCAAAATGGCTGGACGATGCAATGCCCCTGGTTTCTATGATCGGTATTGCCTTCATCATCACGATTATTACAGCAGCCGGACGTGAGAGCCTTTTATCTATTGGCTTAACCTTGATTTTAGTCGTATTTATTCATAATACATTCGGCTATTTTCTTGGCTACTGGTTTAGCCGGCTGGTAGGTCTGGATGAACGTTCCTGCCGTACAGTGGCAATAGAGGTAGGTATGCAGAATGGCGGACTAGCTTCGGCCATTGCTTTGCAAATGGGCAAAGTAGCTACCGTTGGCTTGGCACCTGCAATTTTTGGTCCACTAATGAATATTACCGGATCTTCTCTGGCAACCTGGTGGAGAGGCAAACCTATTCCGGGAGAAAATGCTCTTCCTGTTCAAGAACCAACTGTAGTTACTCCCAAACAGGAGAAAATAAAGCAACCATGA
- a CDS encoding mandelate racemase/muconate lactonizing enzyme family protein, protein MTNYNRRSFLTKAAITSALAASSFSSFGEGLEKAVERTPMASAPSDLKITDIKCGYIRNGHSLFVKIYTNQNIWGCGEGVDATPGTYHLVKMFGERIKGKSPLNVHRLFEDIRRSGFFEGAQSGMFIAVLSAVETALWDLAGKALGLPVYQLLGGKFRDRVRVYCDTGTYRDTDKTPKHFADSAKEAVKMGFSAVKYDIDEFNDPSKYDRYNWTASPGELERMYSQIAAVREAVGPKIDICVDMHGRYDMTTGQRVAKMFEPLNLMFLEEPIPAENVEAYKLISESTSTPICAGENHYLAYGFRRMLEIGAVDIIMPDLQKAGGLGEGQRIANLANLYYVPFAPHMVASYLGAMAASHVCASVPNFMILEWQIYFHEDPMFKEIVKFDGPMVKDGYIPLSEKPGIGVEINEEGMKKYAPKDVPFFV, encoded by the coding sequence ATGACCAACTATAACCGCCGTTCTTTTTTAACCAAAGCTGCCATTACCAGTGCCTTAGCTGCTTCCTCTTTTTCCAGCTTTGGAGAGGGATTAGAAAAAGCTGTTGAGAGAACGCCTATGGCTTCGGCTCCTTCTGATCTGAAAATAACCGATATAAAATGCGGCTATATCCGCAATGGACATAGCCTGTTTGTAAAAATATATACCAACCAGAATATATGGGGCTGTGGCGAAGGAGTAGATGCTACGCCAGGTACCTATCATCTGGTAAAAATGTTCGGAGAGCGCATCAAAGGCAAAAGCCCCTTAAATGTTCACCGCTTATTTGAAGACATCCGCCGCTCCGGATTTTTTGAAGGAGCCCAGTCGGGTATGTTCATCGCTGTACTCTCTGCTGTAGAAACTGCCTTGTGGGATCTGGCTGGCAAAGCATTAGGCTTACCAGTATATCAGTTATTAGGTGGAAAGTTTAGAGATAGGGTACGGGTATATTGCGATACAGGCACCTACCGGGATACAGATAAAACACCTAAACATTTTGCAGATAGTGCCAAAGAAGCTGTAAAAATGGGCTTTAGTGCCGTGAAATATGATATTGATGAATTTAATGATCCCAGTAAATATGACCGGTATAACTGGACAGCCAGCCCTGGTGAACTGGAGCGGATGTATAGCCAGATTGCCGCCGTACGGGAAGCAGTAGGCCCGAAAATAGATATTTGTGTAGACATGCATGGCCGCTATGATATGACAACCGGGCAACGGGTAGCTAAAATGTTTGAGCCCTTGAATCTGATGTTTTTGGAAGAACCTATTCCTGCTGAGAATGTGGAAGCCTATAAACTGATTTCTGAATCTACCAGTACACCGATTTGTGCCGGGGAAAATCATTATCTGGCCTATGGCTTCCGCCGGATGCTGGAAATTGGTGCTGTAGATATTATTATGCCTGATCTGCAAAAAGCTGGCGGTTTAGGAGAAGGTCAGCGGATTGCCAATTTAGCCAATCTGTATTATGTACCGTTTGCGCCTCATATGGTGGCTTCTTATTTAGGCGCTATGGCCGCCAGCCATGTGTGTGCCTCTGTACCTAATTTTATGATACTGGAATGGCAGATATATTTCCATGAAGATCCGATGTTCAAAGAGATCGTTAAATTCGATGGGCCCATGGTAAAAGATGGCTATATTCCTTTGTCTGAAAAACCTGGCATTGGCGTGGAAATTAACGAAGAAGGTATGAAAAAATATGCCCCTAAAGATGTACCCTTCTTTGTTTAA
- a CDS encoding RraA family protein, whose amino-acid sequence MKYIIHLSLFFFFLIQSLVLSAQQISKEELIFLTPEWKGERFPDGRPKVPDALIKRMKLVTHEEAWAVMKGKGYKYQYAEGWQCINPDSVLVGRALTATFMPGRPDVHKVTDEKGHSKDGRIKSQNSWPIDMLVKGDVYVVDQFGMHEDGPTIGDNLGNSIYAKTGNGIVYDGAVRDIAGLKELGSFTSFFKSYHPSHHNQEGNLNTTLVGINRPTRIGKVMVMPGDIVLGRDGAVTFVPPHLVEQVVKTSEVVRLRDMFGHERLRQQKYTPGQIDTRWSDEIEKDFSAWLNAHINELPVPKEQIQELLKTRTW is encoded by the coding sequence ATGAAATACATTATCCACTTAAGCTTATTTTTTTTCTTTCTGATTCAATCTCTTGTGCTATCAGCCCAGCAAATATCCAAAGAAGAACTCATCTTTTTAACACCTGAATGGAAAGGAGAACGCTTTCCGGATGGAAGGCCCAAAGTACCCGATGCACTGATTAAACGTATGAAATTAGTAACGCATGAAGAGGCCTGGGCAGTGATGAAGGGAAAAGGGTACAAATATCAATATGCCGAAGGCTGGCAGTGCATTAATCCCGATAGTGTGCTGGTAGGCAGAGCGCTGACTGCTACATTTATGCCCGGCAGGCCGGATGTACACAAAGTAACGGATGAAAAAGGCCATTCAAAAGACGGCCGTATTAAATCGCAGAATTCCTGGCCCATCGATATGCTGGTAAAAGGCGATGTATATGTAGTAGACCAATTCGGTATGCATGAAGATGGCCCAACTATTGGGGATAATCTGGGTAATTCTATTTATGCAAAAACAGGGAATGGGATTGTATATGACGGAGCAGTAAGAGATATAGCTGGCCTAAAGGAATTAGGTTCCTTTACTTCTTTTTTTAAAAGTTATCACCCCTCCCATCATAACCAGGAAGGCAATCTGAATACAACATTAGTTGGCATCAACCGCCCTACCCGTATTGGTAAAGTAATGGTAATGCCCGGAGATATTGTATTAGGCCGTGATGGTGCTGTTACGTTTGTTCCCCCGCATCTGGTAGAGCAGGTTGTAAAAACGTCTGAAGTAGTACGCTTACGTGATATGTTTGGACACGAACGCCTGCGCCAGCAAAAATATACGCCTGGCCAGATAGATACTCGCTGGTCGGATGAAATAGAAAAAGATTTTTCCGCCTGGCTCAATGCCCATATTAACGAACTGCCTGTACCCAAAGAACAAATTCAGGAATTGCTGAAAACCCGCACCTGGTAA
- a CDS encoding SusD/RagB family nutrient-binding outer membrane lipoprotein, with protein sequence MRKRSKYILGLCITFGLLAGCDNGFDELNTNKTLATAINPLFSLNTAIVNTAPPGTTLPYELAIVQQIVSPNSGVIAGGNFNEDNRSVTRGLWENYYRNVLKNTADVIAKTSDNPSRSNLYNMARIIRANAGMILTDTYGDIPFVEAGEGFLTNNVAPIYDAQQDVYTNILTELDEASAALDAAKPIEAQDALYGGDITKWKRFGYSLLLRAAMRLTKADAAKAQQYTAKAASAGVMQSNADNAFIRHTAAFTNAVGNTLNSTEANNYYLTETFVKYLKSTKDPRLASIAVRYVGAKNGAEQVAARVNRDTTVQIGMPMGYDNASIASVVTAKGLASFYDFSQLDRNRMGRNDAPNFLATYAQTQLLLAEAAVKGWVQGDAATLYSNGIKAHMEQLSSYADATVPASSINTYIAANPFDPAKALEQINTQYWVASFLNGPEAFANFRRSGFPNLPPNPLRNDIDTEAFIRRLTYPDAEFSVNSGNVQQAVSRQGADELDTRIWWDKP encoded by the coding sequence ATGAGAAAAAGATCTAAATATATTCTGGGCTTGTGTATAACCTTTGGTTTGCTGGCGGGCTGCGATAATGGTTTTGATGAATTAAATACCAATAAAACCCTGGCTACTGCCATTAATCCATTATTTTCGCTCAATACAGCCATTGTGAATACGGCACCTCCGGGTACTACCCTTCCCTATGAATTAGCCATCGTACAGCAAATTGTGTCTCCGAATTCTGGGGTTATTGCCGGAGGAAATTTTAATGAAGATAACCGTTCGGTAACAAGGGGGCTGTGGGAAAACTATTACAGGAATGTGTTGAAAAATACAGCGGATGTAATCGCCAAGACAAGTGATAATCCTTCACGTTCCAATCTATATAATATGGCCAGAATCATCCGCGCGAATGCCGGTATGATTTTAACTGATACATACGGCGATATCCCATTTGTGGAAGCTGGAGAAGGCTTTCTTACTAATAATGTAGCTCCTATCTATGATGCTCAGCAGGACGTCTACACAAACATATTAACCGAACTGGACGAGGCCTCCGCAGCGCTTGATGCGGCTAAACCCATAGAAGCACAGGATGCCTTATATGGTGGCGATATTACCAAATGGAAGCGCTTTGGATATTCTCTGTTATTACGGGCAGCCATGCGACTTACGAAAGCAGATGCAGCAAAAGCCCAGCAATATACCGCTAAAGCTGCATCTGCTGGTGTGATGCAATCAAATGCAGACAATGCTTTTATCCGGCATACGGCAGCATTTACCAATGCCGTAGGGAACACGTTAAATTCGACCGAAGCCAATAATTACTATCTGACAGAAACTTTTGTAAAATATTTAAAATCAACCAAAGATCCCCGCCTGGCTTCTATAGCTGTCAGATATGTAGGTGCAAAAAATGGAGCGGAACAGGTAGCGGCCAGAGTGAACAGAGATACGACTGTACAAATAGGGATGCCTATGGGATATGATAATGCATCGATTGCTTCGGTAGTTACGGCAAAAGGTCTGGCCAGCTTTTATGATTTCTCTCAGTTAGACAGAAACAGGATGGGCAGAAATGATGCGCCCAATTTCCTGGCAACTTATGCACAAACACAATTATTGCTGGCAGAAGCTGCTGTAAAAGGCTGGGTACAAGGAGACGCAGCAACTTTATACAGCAACGGAATTAAAGCTCATATGGAGCAGTTAAGTTCTTATGCTGATGCAACAGTACCTGCCTCTTCAATCAATACTTACATTGCGGCAAATCCATTTGATCCGGCTAAAGCTTTAGAACAGATAAATACGCAGTACTGGGTTGCCTCTTTCTTAAATGGACCTGAAGCATTTGCCAATTTCCGCCGCAGTGGTTTTCCAAATTTGCCTCCTAATCCTTTGCGAAATGATATCGATACAGAGGCTTTTATCCGAAGGCTTACTTATCCTGATGCGGAATTTTCAGTTAACTCAGGTAATGTTCAACAAGCGGTTAGCCGCCAGGGCGCAGATGAACTTGACACCCGTATATGGTGGGATAAACCATAA
- a CDS encoding SusC/RagA family TonB-linked outer membrane protein, with the protein MFLKVASLQLKPMDITITGKVTSQENGESLPGVNVLVKGTTIGAVTSIDGAYSITAPDGNGTLVFSYIGFTSEEVPINNRSVIDVALVQDIQSLSEVVVTALGIKKETKKLGYAVASVSPEQINVNRTTNFMNALQGKMAGVNITSLGSGPAGTSKIRIRGQSSFSGQNNPLIVVNGIPINNANQGYNPNSSDNNNGAGGITSRSDGGDGLSSINPDDIESMTVLKGGPAAALYGSRAKDGVIMITTKNRGSQQGIGVEYNTNFTTDTPLDFTDFQYEYGQGEGGVRPTAANPTSGVWSFGERFQPGMTQVLFDGVTVPYEPVKDRIKKFYRVGNTWTNTITLSSGGEKGGFSLSLSNLDTKSIMPNSNFNRKTINLGFTQNVLKKLTISGNVNYSNEYNKNPPSIADQDLSTPTTIFTLANSMPLDLLDQYRKDANGDEYVYSRFRNRTNPYFAAYDRFENIRRDRVFGNITARYNFTDWLYLQGRIGQDFFSRDQEYNIPTGMASLAVAPAGFVNGQYAQQARRFREINADFLLGASRTFGRFGIDASFGGNRMYQRSDQNSVGVTNFVVRGLYTAANGQQKNPTYDLAEKQINSLYGSAEVSYNDVLFVNMTARNDWFSTLSPANRSILYPSVTGSFVFSQAFAGLPNWLSFGKIRAGYAEVGSDLDVGPYSNALFYNINANLFPNTAGLAALPLGNINTETVPNPALKPMRVAEKEVGLDIKLFDNRVGLDVSYYDKLTTDQIVQVQVSDASGYLRRLINVGESKNNGVEMLLTLTPVKTSSFQWDFSFNGSYNTTKILKLGPNPGDTVITVGRGIFEGELRQVVGKPIGQLYAYGYLTDSQGNRVFNATSGRPERTPTQIAFGSAIPKWVGGFTNTFNYKGLSLSFLIDFKLGHKMISSTNFNAWRHGLHKGTLTGREEGYVIGDGVNTNGEVNTVQTPVQTFYETVRSSNLLGQFVYNAGFWKLRQITLGYDFTKLLPENFFVKGIRLNAVANNVAILKKWVPNIDPESFGFSSDNLIGLEHSGLPTTRSVGFNLNVKF; encoded by the coding sequence ATGTTCCTTAAAGTTGCCTCACTTCAGCTAAAACCTATGGACATTACCATCACTGGTAAGGTAACTTCCCAGGAAAATGGCGAATCATTGCCTGGAGTAAACGTACTGGTAAAGGGTACTACCATAGGAGCTGTAACCAGTATAGACGGCGCTTACAGCATTACAGCGCCAGATGGCAATGGAACGCTGGTCTTTTCATACATTGGTTTTACCAGCGAAGAAGTTCCGATCAATAACCGCTCTGTAATTGATGTTGCCCTGGTACAGGATATACAATCGCTAAGCGAAGTAGTAGTTACTGCATTGGGTATTAAGAAAGAAACAAAAAAATTAGGATATGCCGTAGCCAGTGTATCTCCGGAACAAATCAATGTAAACCGGACCACTAATTTTATGAACGCCTTGCAAGGCAAAATGGCCGGTGTAAATATTACTTCTCTGGGTAGTGGCCCTGCCGGAACCAGTAAAATCCGTATCCGGGGCCAATCCTCATTCAGCGGACAAAACAATCCGCTTATTGTCGTGAATGGTATACCTATTAATAATGCCAATCAAGGATATAATCCTAATAGCTCAGATAACAATAACGGCGCTGGTGGTATCACTTCCAGATCGGATGGAGGAGATGGCTTATCGAGTATTAATCCGGATGATATCGAATCGATGACGGTTTTGAAAGGTGGCCCGGCAGCAGCTTTATACGGCTCGCGTGCGAAAGATGGGGTAATTATGATCACTACCAAAAACAGAGGCTCTCAGCAAGGGATTGGGGTAGAATACAATACCAATTTTACTACGGATACCCCTTTGGATTTTACCGATTTCCAATATGAATATGGGCAAGGCGAAGGAGGGGTACGCCCAACGGCTGCTAATCCAACTTCGGGGGTATGGAGTTTTGGTGAACGTTTTCAGCCAGGCATGACACAAGTATTATTTGATGGGGTTACAGTGCCTTATGAACCGGTGAAAGACCGTATTAAAAAGTTTTACCGTGTAGGTAATACCTGGACCAATACGATTACGCTGTCTTCGGGCGGAGAAAAAGGCGGATTCAGCCTTTCTCTTTCCAACCTGGATACCAAGAGTATCATGCCTAATTCAAATTTTAACCGGAAAACGATCAACCTTGGTTTTACACAAAATGTGCTGAAAAAACTCACTATTTCGGGTAACGTGAATTACTCAAATGAATATAACAAGAATCCTCCTTCTATTGCAGACCAGGATTTAAGTACACCCACCACCATCTTTACGTTGGCTAATTCTATGCCTTTGGACTTACTGGATCAATACCGCAAAGATGCCAATGGAGATGAATATGTATATTCCAGGTTCAGAAACCGGACCAATCCTTATTTTGCTGCTTATGACCGTTTTGAAAATATCCGCCGTGACCGTGTTTTTGGTAACATAACTGCCCGGTATAATTTCACTGACTGGTTATACCTGCAAGGCAGAATCGGGCAAGACTTTTTCTCCCGCGATCAGGAATATAATATACCTACTGGGATGGCTTCATTAGCAGTGGCTCCGGCAGGTTTCGTAAATGGCCAGTATGCCCAACAAGCCCGCCGCTTCCGTGAAATTAATGCTGACTTCCTGTTGGGCGCAAGCCGTACCTTTGGCAGGTTCGGAATAGATGCCAGTTTTGGAGGGAACCGGATGTACCAGCGTTCGGATCAGAATAGTGTAGGGGTAACCAACTTTGTAGTGAGAGGATTATATACAGCGGCAAATGGCCAGCAGAAAAATCCAACCTATGATCTGGCAGAGAAACAAATAAACTCTTTATACGGCTCGGCTGAAGTTTCTTATAATGATGTATTGTTTGTAAACATGACTGCCCGTAATGACTGGTTTTCTACACTATCTCCAGCCAACCGGAGTATTTTATATCCTTCTGTTACTGGTAGTTTTGTGTTTTCCCAGGCGTTTGCCGGACTTCCCAACTGGCTATCGTTTGGAAAAATCAGGGCAGGATATGCAGAAGTAGGCAGTGACCTGGATGTAGGCCCTTATTCCAATGCGCTTTTCTATAACATAAATGCGAATCTGTTTCCTAATACGGCCGGCCTGGCAGCATTACCGCTTGGGAACATCAATACAGAAACTGTACCCAATCCTGCACTCAAACCTATGCGAGTAGCCGAAAAAGAGGTAGGTCTGGACATTAAGCTTTTTGATAACCGTGTTGGACTGGATGTATCGTATTATGATAAACTTACCACCGACCAGATTGTGCAGGTACAGGTATCAGATGCTTCAGGTTATCTCCGTAGGCTGATCAATGTGGGAGAAAGCAAAAATAATGGCGTTGAAATGTTGCTGACCCTGACTCCAGTAAAAACAAGTAGCTTCCAGTGGGATTTTTCCTTCAATGGCTCTTATAATACCACCAAAATATTAAAACTAGGGCCAAATCCTGGTGATACTGTTATTACGGTGGGTAGAGGCATTTTTGAAGGTGAATTGCGGCAGGTAGTAGGAAAGCCTATCGGGCAACTATATGCCTATGGTTATCTGACAGACAGTCAGGGTAACCGTGTATTTAACGCAACCAGTGGTCGTCCTGAACGTACGCCCACTCAAATTGCATTTGGCAGCGCTATCCCTAAATGGGTAGGAGGCTTTACCAATACATTCAATTATAAAGGCCTAAGCCTGTCCTTCCTGATTGATTTCAAATTAGGCCATAAAATGATTTCTTCTACCAACTTCAATGCATGGCGGCATGGCCTGCATAAAGGAACATTAACTGGCCGTGAGGAAGGCTATGTAATCGGAGATGGTGTAAATACAAACGGAGAAGTAAACACAGTTCAGACACCAGTTCAAACCTTCTATGAAACTGTTCGCTCCAGCAACCTTTTAGGACAATTTGTATACAATGCCGGTTTCTGGAAATTACGCCAGATTACACTTGGCTATGATTTTACAAAACTGCTTCCCGAAAATTTCTTTGTGAAAGGAATCCGGTTAAATGCGGTAGCCAACAATGTAGCTATTCTAAAAAAATGGGTGCCTAATATCGATCCTGAGTCTTTTGGCTTTTCATCTGATAACCTGATTGGATTGGAACATTCTGGTTTGCCAACTACCCGTAGCGTGGGCTTTAACCTGAACGTTAAGTTTTAA